One Hordeum vulgare subsp. vulgare chromosome 4H, MorexV3_pseudomolecules_assembly, whole genome shotgun sequence DNA window includes the following coding sequences:
- the LOC123448376 gene encoding putative 14-3-3-like protein GF14-H isoform X4 — MEERGKVVCMAKLAEQAERYDDMVDFMKKLARMDVDMSAEERHLFSVGFKNTIGARRASWRILSSLEQKVTKGEQAGQMISVYRKRVEDELRMVCNEILSIIAIHCLPLANTGENVVFFYKMKGDYYRYLAEFSTGTEKKSAADQSLMAYQHAMVVASTELSPAHPVRLGLALNFSVFFYEIMNCHQRACQVARQAFDEATTEINSAGMDGHNDSTLMMQLLNDNLALWKSELTEGETSKDSDIDMEGSGMCLKAP; from the exons atggaggagagggggAAGGTGGTGTGCATGGCGAAGCTGGCCGAGCAGGCGGAGAGATACGATG ATATGGTGGATTTTATGAAGAAGCTTGCTAGGATGGATGTGGATATGAGTGCTGAAGAGAGGCATTTATTTTCAGTCGGTTTTAAGAATACAATTGGTGCAAGGAGGGCATCATGGAGAATCCTTTCTTCACTTGAGCAAAAGGTGACAAAGGGTGAGCAGGCTGGCCAGATGATAAGTGTCTACAGAAAGAGAGTTGAGGATGAACTAAGGATGGTTTGCAATGAAATATTGTCAATCATCGCTATTCATTGCCTTCCCTTGGCTAATACGGGTGAAAACGTTGTGTTCTTTTATAAAAT GAAAGGTGACTACTACCGTTACCTGGCCGAATTTAGCACTGGAACTGAAAAGAAGTCTGCGGCTGACCAATCACTCATGGCCTATCAG CATGCCATGGTTGTCGCCTCCACTGAGCTTTCACCTGCTCATCCAGTCAGGCTTGGTCTTGCACTCAATTTCTCAGTGTTCTTTTATGAGATAATGAACTGTCATCAGAG agcttgccaagttgcaagACAAGCATTTGATGAGGCTACTACTGAGATTAATTCCGCTGGTATGGACGGCCACAACGATAGCACACTAATGATGCAGCTTCTGAACGACAACCTAGCATTGTGGAAGTCAGAACTAACTGAAG
- the LOC123448376 gene encoding putative 14-3-3-like protein GF14-H isoform X6, which yields MEERGKVVCMAKLAEQAERYDDMVDFMKKLARMDVDMSAEERHLFSVGFKNTIGARRASWRILSSLEQKVTKGEQAGQMISVYRKRVEDELRMVCNEILSIIAIHCLPLANTGENVVFFYKMKGDYYRYLAEFSTGTEKKSAADQSLMAYQHAMVVASTELSPAHPVRLGLALNFSVFFYEIMNCHQRACQVARQAFDEATTEINSAGMDGHNDSTLMMQLLNDNLALWKSELTEGETSKDSDIDMEG from the exons atggaggagagggggAAGGTGGTGTGCATGGCGAAGCTGGCCGAGCAGGCGGAGAGATACGATG ATATGGTGGATTTTATGAAGAAGCTTGCTAGGATGGATGTGGATATGAGTGCTGAAGAGAGGCATTTATTTTCAGTCGGTTTTAAGAATACAATTGGTGCAAGGAGGGCATCATGGAGAATCCTTTCTTCACTTGAGCAAAAGGTGACAAAGGGTGAGCAGGCTGGCCAGATGATAAGTGTCTACAGAAAGAGAGTTGAGGATGAACTAAGGATGGTTTGCAATGAAATATTGTCAATCATCGCTATTCATTGCCTTCCCTTGGCTAATACGGGTGAAAACGTTGTGTTCTTTTATAAAAT GAAAGGTGACTACTACCGTTACCTGGCCGAATTTAGCACTGGAACTGAAAAGAAGTCTGCGGCTGACCAATCACTCATGGCCTATCAG CATGCCATGGTTGTCGCCTCCACTGAGCTTTCACCTGCTCATCCAGTCAGGCTTGGTCTTGCACTCAATTTCTCAGTGTTCTTTTATGAGATAATGAACTGTCATCAGAG agcttgccaagttgcaagACAAGCATTTGATGAGGCTACTACTGAGATTAATTCCGCTGGTATGGACGGCCACAACGATAGCACACTAATGATGCAGCTTCTGAACGACAACCTAGCATTGTGGAAGTCAGAACTAACTGAAG
- the LOC123448376 gene encoding putative 14-3-3-like protein GF14-H isoform X3 — translation MEERGKVVCMAKLAEQAERYDDMVDFMKKLARMDVDMSAEERHLFSVGFKNTIGARRASWRILSSLEQKVTKGEQAGQMISVYRKRVEDELRMVCNEILSIIAIHCLPLANTGENVVFFYKMKGDYYRYLAEFSTGTEKKSAADQSLMAYQHMLLQHAMVVASTELSPAHPVRLGLALNFSVFFYEIMNCHQRACQVARQAFDEATTEINSAGMDGHNDSTLMMQLLNDNLALWKSELTEGETSKDSDIDMEGSGMCLKAP, via the exons atggaggagagggggAAGGTGGTGTGCATGGCGAAGCTGGCCGAGCAGGCGGAGAGATACGATG ATATGGTGGATTTTATGAAGAAGCTTGCTAGGATGGATGTGGATATGAGTGCTGAAGAGAGGCATTTATTTTCAGTCGGTTTTAAGAATACAATTGGTGCAAGGAGGGCATCATGGAGAATCCTTTCTTCACTTGAGCAAAAGGTGACAAAGGGTGAGCAGGCTGGCCAGATGATAAGTGTCTACAGAAAGAGAGTTGAGGATGAACTAAGGATGGTTTGCAATGAAATATTGTCAATCATCGCTATTCATTGCCTTCCCTTGGCTAATACGGGTGAAAACGTTGTGTTCTTTTATAAAAT GAAAGGTGACTACTACCGTTACCTGGCCGAATTTAGCACTGGAACTGAAAAGAAGTCTGCGGCTGACCAATCACTCATGGCCTATCAG CATATGTTGCTGCAGCATGCCATGGTTGTCGCCTCCACTGAGCTTTCACCTGCTCATCCAGTCAGGCTTGGTCTTGCACTCAATTTCTCAGTGTTCTTTTATGAGATAATGAACTGTCATCAGAG agcttgccaagttgcaagACAAGCATTTGATGAGGCTACTACTGAGATTAATTCCGCTGGTATGGACGGCCACAACGATAGCACACTAATGATGCAGCTTCTGAACGACAACCTAGCATTGTGGAAGTCAGAACTAACTGAAG
- the LOC123448376 gene encoding putative 14-3-3-like protein GF14-H isoform X5 — protein sequence MEERGKVVCMAKLAEQAERYDDMVDFMKKLARMDVDMSAEERHLFSVGFKNTIGARRASWRILSSLEQKVTKGEQAGQMISVYRKRVEDELRMVCNEILSIIAIHCLPLANTGENVVFFYKMKGDYYRYLAEFSTGTEKKSAADQSLMAYQHMLLQHAMVVASTELSPAHPVRLGLALNFSVFFYEIMNCHQRACQVARQAFDEATTEINSAGMDGHNDSTLMMQLLNDNLALWKSELTEGETSKDSDIDMEG from the exons atggaggagagggggAAGGTGGTGTGCATGGCGAAGCTGGCCGAGCAGGCGGAGAGATACGATG ATATGGTGGATTTTATGAAGAAGCTTGCTAGGATGGATGTGGATATGAGTGCTGAAGAGAGGCATTTATTTTCAGTCGGTTTTAAGAATACAATTGGTGCAAGGAGGGCATCATGGAGAATCCTTTCTTCACTTGAGCAAAAGGTGACAAAGGGTGAGCAGGCTGGCCAGATGATAAGTGTCTACAGAAAGAGAGTTGAGGATGAACTAAGGATGGTTTGCAATGAAATATTGTCAATCATCGCTATTCATTGCCTTCCCTTGGCTAATACGGGTGAAAACGTTGTGTTCTTTTATAAAAT GAAAGGTGACTACTACCGTTACCTGGCCGAATTTAGCACTGGAACTGAAAAGAAGTCTGCGGCTGACCAATCACTCATGGCCTATCAG CATATGTTGCTGCAGCATGCCATGGTTGTCGCCTCCACTGAGCTTTCACCTGCTCATCCAGTCAGGCTTGGTCTTGCACTCAATTTCTCAGTGTTCTTTTATGAGATAATGAACTGTCATCAGAG agcttgccaagttgcaagACAAGCATTTGATGAGGCTACTACTGAGATTAATTCCGCTGGTATGGACGGCCACAACGATAGCACACTAATGATGCAGCTTCTGAACGACAACCTAGCATTGTGGAAGTCAGAACTAACTGAAG